One window of the Bos indicus isolate NIAB-ARS_2022 breed Sahiwal x Tharparkar chromosome 15, NIAB-ARS_B.indTharparkar_mat_pri_1.0, whole genome shotgun sequence genome contains the following:
- the LOC109569311 gene encoding olfactory receptor 5B2-like produces the protein MWLGLILLILLESRLHIPMYFSPTHLSLVDFCYSTAVTPKVMAGLLVGDQVISYNVCTAQRFFFAAFATVESYLLASMAYDCYAAVCNPLCYNTTMTASVCTCMAMGPYFCGFLNASVHRGDIFRLYFCRANVLHHFFCNIPAVMALSCSDKHISELILHVVASFGIEFALLVILISYLFIFTTILKMHSAEGYQKALSTCVSHLTTVSIFYGTGIFMYSQPSSSHPMDTDKIASVCYTMVIPLLSPLVYKQGGQKRFQEGG, from the coding sequence ATGTGGTTGGGACTGATCCTGCTGATTCTCTTGGAGTCTCGTCTCCACATTCCCATGTACTTTTCCCCTACACATCTGTCTCTGGTGGACTTTTGCTACTCCACAGCTGTCACTCCCAAGGTGATGGCTGGGCTCCTTGTAGGAGACCAGGTCATCTCCTACAATGTATGCACTGCTCAGAGGTTCTTTTTTGCAGCATTTGCCACTGTGGAAAGTTACCTGTTGGCCTCAATGGCCTATGACTGCTACGCAGCAGTGTGCAACCCCCTATGTTATAACACCACCATGACAGCAAGTGTGTGTACTTGTATGGCTATGGGTCCCTACTTCTGTGGTTTCCTGAATGCCTCCGTCCACAGGGGAGACATTTTCCGGCTCTACTTCTGTAGGGCCAATGTGCTCCACCACTTTTTCTGCAATATTCCAGCAGTCATGGCTCTCTCTTGCTCTGATAAACATATCAGTGAGCTGATTCTCCACGTGGTGGCAAGTTTCGGTATTGAGTTTGCCCTCCTGGTTATCTTGATTTCCTATTTGTTCATATTTACCACCATCTTGAAGATGCACTCGGCTGAGGGATATCAGAAGGCTTTATCCACCTGCGTGTCTCACCTCACCACAGTCTCCATCTTCTATGGGACAGGCATCTTTATGTACTCTCAGCCCAGCTCCAGTCATCCCATGGACACAGACAAAATTGCGTCTGTGTGCTATACCATGGTCATCCCCCTGCTCAGCCCCTTGGTCTATAAACAAGGAGGTCAAAAACGCTTTCAAGAAGGTGGGTAA